A portion of the Corynebacterium jeikeium genome contains these proteins:
- the mtr gene encoding mycothione reductase, whose translation MTTENSPETTPRHYDVIIIGTGSGNSIPAPAYDNVRIALVEEGRFGGTCLNVGCIPTKMFVLAADAARNIREASRLGVHGTFDSVDLKQIQDRVFAQRVDQIADGGEAYRRGDETPNIDVYDRHATFVGRRTIRTGIGEETVDITADNIIIAAGSRPHVPGLIADSGVDYYTNENIMRVDKLPREMIVVGGGYIASEFAHVFASFGTKVHMLVRSDVMLRGSDAAISERFHEVAARDIDIRMNTSITELSQEGEIVTATLDDGTEIAADALLVATGRIPNGDRMDLAAGGVEMHDDGRIKVDQNGRTSAEGVWALGDVSSPYQLKHIANHEAKVVFHNVLNPSDLREFDHRYIPSAVFSHPQIGQVGMTEDEARAWAAENGTEITVKVQNYGDVAYGWALEDRDGFAKLIADRSTGRLLGAHFIGEQAATLVQQCIQMMSFEMDVREVVKGQHWIHPALPELIENAILGLEFDN comes from the coding sequence GTGACCACTGAGAATTCGCCTGAGACTACCCCACGCCACTACGACGTCATCATTATCGGAACCGGGTCCGGCAATTCCATTCCAGCCCCAGCCTACGACAATGTCCGTATCGCTCTGGTGGAGGAAGGACGCTTCGGCGGTACTTGCCTCAACGTTGGGTGTATTCCCACCAAGATGTTCGTTCTGGCCGCTGATGCCGCCCGCAACATCCGCGAGGCCAGCCGCCTGGGTGTGCACGGCACCTTCGACTCCGTTGATCTCAAGCAAATCCAGGATCGCGTTTTTGCCCAGCGCGTCGACCAGATTGCCGACGGCGGCGAGGCATACCGCCGCGGGGACGAGACTCCCAATATCGATGTCTACGACCGGCACGCAACGTTCGTCGGCCGCCGCACTATTCGCACTGGCATCGGCGAGGAAACCGTCGACATCACAGCCGACAACATCATCATCGCTGCAGGCTCCCGCCCTCACGTTCCGGGCCTCATCGCAGACTCCGGGGTCGATTACTACACCAACGAGAACATCATGCGCGTCGACAAGCTCCCGCGCGAAATGATCGTCGTCGGCGGCGGCTACATCGCTAGCGAGTTCGCGCACGTCTTCGCCTCCTTCGGTACGAAGGTGCACATGCTGGTGCGCTCCGATGTCATGCTGCGTGGCTCAGACGCCGCTATCTCCGAGCGCTTCCACGAGGTTGCCGCCCGCGACATTGACATCCGCATGAACACCTCCATCACTGAACTCTCCCAGGAGGGCGAGATCGTCACGGCCACGCTTGACGACGGCACGGAGATCGCAGCCGATGCCCTGCTCGTGGCAACCGGACGCATTCCCAACGGTGACCGTATGGACCTTGCAGCCGGTGGTGTGGAGATGCACGACGATGGTCGCATCAAGGTTGACCAGAACGGCCGCACCTCTGCCGAAGGTGTGTGGGCGCTGGGCGATGTCTCTAGCCCGTACCAGCTGAAGCATATTGCCAACCATGAGGCCAAGGTTGTCTTCCACAACGTGCTGAACCCGTCGGACCTGCGCGAATTTGACCACCGCTACATTCCGTCGGCAGTCTTCTCACATCCGCAGATTGGTCAGGTCGGTATGACCGAGGATGAAGCTCGCGCCTGGGCTGCGGAAAATGGCACGGAGATTACCGTGAAGGTACAGAACTACGGCGATGTCGCCTACGGCTGGGCGCTGGAGGATCGCGACGGCTTCGCTAAACTGATTGCGGACCGCTCCACCGGCCGCCTGCTGGGTGCGCATTTCATCGGCGAGCAGGCTGCCACCCTAGTGCAGCAGTGCATCCAGATGATGAGCTTCGAAATGGATGTGCGCGAAGTTGTCAAGGGCCAGCACTGGATCCACCCAGCACTGCCAGAGCTGATTGAAAACGCAATCCTGGGCCTGGAGTTCGATAACTAG
- a CDS encoding RIP metalloprotease — protein sequence MTFLLGVLLFAIGIAVTIALHEWGHLTAARLCGMRVRRYFIGFGPTLFSFKRHHAAAGGHDTEYGVKAIPFGGFCDIAGMTAMDPIAPAEEPYAMYKKPWWQRIIVMLGGVAMNLIVGFIILYFIAVTWGLPNMGKEMAPRIQAVQCVSPAQRADGTLEPCTGSGPAERAGLRAGDVIEKINGTKITSYPEAVSLIGSSAGGDIKMTIDRNGSTQTVTVTPEVVKRKTNDGQDIDQPAIGIAFQRPETILHEYNAVTAIGGAASFTGSLFGAVWNGLLSIPEKVPGVVASIFGAQRDPASPMSVVGASRAGGELVEMNQWPSFFLLLANLNYFLAVFNLVPLPPLDGGHIAVVIYERIRDLIRKAFGKPALGPADYTKLMPITMAFTAVLLVFGVLVMAADVVNPIVLNR from the coding sequence GTGACATTTCTTCTTGGAGTTTTACTCTTCGCAATCGGCATCGCGGTGACAATCGCCCTTCACGAATGGGGCCATCTCACCGCAGCTCGCCTGTGTGGAATGCGAGTGCGTCGATACTTCATTGGCTTCGGCCCAACGCTGTTTTCCTTCAAGCGGCATCACGCTGCGGCAGGTGGGCATGACACCGAGTATGGAGTAAAGGCAATTCCCTTTGGCGGATTCTGCGACATCGCAGGCATGACGGCAATGGATCCCATCGCTCCTGCCGAAGAACCCTACGCCATGTACAAGAAGCCGTGGTGGCAGCGCATTATCGTGATGCTCGGTGGGGTGGCAATGAACCTCATCGTTGGATTCATCATTCTTTACTTCATTGCCGTGACGTGGGGTTTGCCCAACATGGGTAAGGAAATGGCGCCACGCATTCAGGCGGTGCAGTGCGTCTCGCCGGCACAGCGTGCCGACGGCACGCTGGAGCCCTGCACTGGTTCCGGTCCTGCAGAGCGCGCAGGGCTACGTGCCGGAGATGTGATTGAGAAGATCAATGGCACCAAGATCACGTCCTACCCCGAGGCTGTGTCTCTCATCGGTAGCTCTGCAGGTGGCGACATCAAAATGACCATCGACCGCAATGGCAGCACCCAGACGGTCACGGTCACCCCGGAAGTCGTCAAGCGCAAGACTAACGACGGGCAGGACATCGACCAGCCAGCAATTGGTATCGCCTTCCAGCGACCAGAGACCATCCTTCACGAGTACAACGCAGTGACTGCCATCGGCGGTGCGGCCAGCTTCACAGGCAGCCTTTTCGGGGCGGTTTGGAACGGGCTGCTCTCCATTCCGGAGAAGGTTCCCGGCGTGGTCGCCTCTATCTTTGGTGCTCAGCGTGACCCGGCCAGCCCAATGAGTGTCGTCGGCGCGTCGCGTGCCGGTGGTGAATTGGTGGAGATGAACCAGTGGCCTTCATTCTTTCTGTTGCTGGCTAACCTCAATTATTTCCTGGCCGTGTTCAACCTCGTGCCGTTGCCGCCACTCGACGGTGGCCACATCGCCGTTGTTATTTATGAGCGCATCCGCGACCTGATTCGCAAGGCGTTCGGTAAGCCTGCGCTTGGGCCTGCCGATTACACCAAACTCATGCCAATTACTATGGCCTTTACCGCAGTCTTGCTGGTCTTCGGCGTTCTGGTTATGGCTGCTGACGTGGTCAATCCAATTGTGCTGAACCGCTGA
- a CDS encoding cobyric acid synthase, with amino-acid sequence MQAPAALIAGCTSDAGKSVLVAGMCRLLARRGVKVAPFKAQNMSNNCAVTLDGGEIGRAQALQALACGLEPDVSFNPVLLKPGSDHTSQVVVKGKADGHVSALTYRSRRKALRGVVAETLEELRGQFDVVLCEGAGSPAEVNLRESDIANMGLAELADLPVVVAGDIDRGGVLAHFVGTHAILSPEDRARITGFIVNKFRGDVSLLTPGLDVVREHTGVPVLGVVPFIPGLWIDAEDSLGTVAGASVGPANAPLGTETLSVAAIRLPRVSNATDIEALACEPGVHVQWTVDPSVVARADLVVLPGTKSTVADLKWLRERGLDDVLENRAARGLPLIGICGGFQMLCTTITDSVESVAGTVNGLGVFDTDIEFAGTKTLVSHPDGSYEVHNGQVVRSSEAPFITEPEEGARRGMVMGTHRHGYLENDQARRELLMEVAVAVGRDGFEVSPNTLFAGERLLQVDLLANAVEKYLAGPALAQATGIEQLG; translated from the coding sequence GTGCAGGCCCCTGCAGCTCTGATTGCCGGCTGCACCTCAGATGCCGGTAAGTCGGTTCTGGTCGCCGGCATGTGTCGGCTGCTCGCGCGCCGCGGCGTGAAGGTCGCACCCTTCAAAGCACAGAACATGTCCAACAATTGCGCTGTCACGCTCGACGGCGGCGAGATTGGGCGCGCGCAGGCTCTGCAGGCGCTCGCCTGTGGTCTGGAGCCGGATGTCTCCTTTAACCCGGTGCTTCTCAAGCCGGGCTCGGACCACACTAGTCAGGTGGTGGTGAAGGGCAAGGCCGATGGGCATGTGAGCGCTCTGACGTACCGGTCGCGGAGAAAAGCGCTGCGCGGAGTAGTTGCGGAGACATTGGAAGAGCTGCGGGGGCAGTTCGATGTCGTCCTGTGCGAAGGCGCTGGCAGTCCTGCCGAGGTCAATCTGCGAGAGTCAGACATCGCCAACATGGGGTTGGCAGAGCTCGCTGATCTGCCGGTTGTGGTCGCCGGTGACATTGACCGCGGTGGGGTGCTTGCACATTTCGTCGGCACGCATGCAATTTTGAGCCCCGAAGACCGCGCGCGGATTACCGGTTTTATCGTCAACAAGTTCCGGGGCGATGTTTCGCTGTTGACACCGGGATTGGACGTGGTGCGCGAGCACACCGGCGTGCCCGTACTCGGCGTGGTGCCTTTTATTCCGGGGCTGTGGATCGATGCGGAGGATTCGCTCGGCACAGTCGCTGGTGCGTCGGTAGGGCCGGCGAACGCACCGCTGGGTACGGAAACGTTGTCCGTGGCCGCCATTCGCTTGCCGCGCGTGTCCAACGCCACCGATATCGAAGCGCTTGCCTGTGAACCAGGGGTACACGTGCAGTGGACGGTCGATCCGTCGGTCGTTGCTCGCGCCGACCTGGTCGTGTTGCCCGGGACGAAGTCGACGGTCGCCGATCTCAAGTGGTTGCGCGAGCGTGGGCTTGACGACGTACTGGAGAACCGAGCCGCCCGAGGGCTGCCGCTGATTGGCATCTGCGGTGGGTTCCAAATGCTCTGCACCACCATCACTGACTCGGTGGAGTCGGTAGCCGGGACAGTGAACGGGCTTGGCGTGTTCGATACCGACATTGAATTCGCGGGGACGAAGACGCTGGTGAGCCACCCGGATGGCTCTTACGAAGTCCACAATGGACAGGTTGTGCGAAGCAGCGAGGCGCCTTTTATCACTGAGCCTGAAGAAGGGGCGCGGCGTGGCATGGTGATGGGCACGCACCGCCACGGCTACCTGGAAAATGATCAGGCGCGCCGTGAGTTGCTGATGGAAGTTGCAGTTGCCGTCGGTCGGGACGGCTTTGAGGTCAGTCCTAATACTTTGTTTGCCGGAGAACGGCTGCTGCAGGTCGACCTGTTGGCCAATGCAGTCGAGAAGTACCTGGCTGGGCCCGCATTGGCCCAGGCCACAGGTATTGAACAGCTGGGCTAG
- the mqo gene encoding malate dehydrogenase (quinone) codes for MADNKLPASSGDEVDVVLIGAGVMSATLGVLLKELEPSWSQVLFERLDQPAKESSSPWNNAGTGHSALCELNYTPEKNGKVDVTKAKLINEQFQVSRQLWTSLIENGTLTDPKEFINPVDHTTFAQGPEQMAFMRRRYEALEKEPLFHGQELIEDPDRFAEYLPLMSEGRDFSKPVSAIRNPNGTDVNFGALTKQYLAALSDMGTEIRYGHEVTGLKRDGSKWIVTVKNLHTKDVRTLVANFVFVGAGGDALPLLQKARINEIRGFGGFPVSGQWLRCTNEEVIAKHDAKVYGKASVGTPPMSVPHLDTRVIDGKRGLLFGPYAGWNMKFLKNGNNLDLIKSLRPANLPSMMGVGVQEMGLTKYLITEVLKDFDARIESLREYVPNARPEDWELIVAGQRVQVIKPMKAPVFGTLEFGTAVINSWDGTIAGLMGASPGASIAPAVMISLIERCFGRHMGKWAPKLKELVPSYGTHLADDPALFKEVWEASQKALKLER; via the coding sequence ATGGCTGATAACAAGCTTCCTGCTTCCAGTGGCGACGAGGTAGACGTCGTCCTCATTGGTGCAGGTGTAATGAGTGCGACGCTGGGTGTGCTGCTCAAGGAGCTCGAGCCATCCTGGTCACAGGTTCTGTTCGAGCGTCTCGATCAGCCCGCCAAGGAGTCTTCCTCCCCGTGGAACAACGCTGGTACCGGCCACTCTGCTCTGTGTGAGCTGAACTACACGCCGGAGAAGAACGGCAAGGTCGATGTCACCAAGGCTAAGCTCATTAATGAGCAGTTCCAGGTTTCCCGCCAGCTGTGGACCTCGCTGATTGAAAACGGCACCCTGACTGACCCGAAGGAATTCATCAACCCAGTTGATCACACCACCTTCGCTCAGGGTCCGGAGCAGATGGCGTTCATGCGTCGTCGCTATGAGGCACTTGAGAAGGAACCACTGTTCCACGGTCAGGAGCTCATTGAGGATCCGGACCGTTTCGCTGAGTACCTTCCGCTGATGTCCGAGGGTCGTGACTTCTCCAAGCCGGTCTCCGCTATTCGTAACCCGAATGGTACGGACGTTAACTTCGGTGCACTGACCAAGCAGTACCTGGCCGCACTGTCCGATATGGGTACTGAGATTCGCTACGGACACGAGGTCACCGGTCTGAAGCGCGACGGTTCCAAGTGGATCGTCACCGTGAAGAACCTGCACACCAAGGACGTTCGCACCCTGGTTGCCAACTTCGTATTCGTCGGTGCCGGCGGTGACGCACTGCCGCTGCTGCAGAAGGCTCGTATTAACGAGATTCGCGGTTTCGGTGGCTTCCCGGTCTCCGGTCAGTGGCTGCGCTGCACCAACGAGGAAGTCATTGCTAAGCATGACGCCAAGGTCTACGGTAAGGCTTCCGTCGGCACGCCGCCGATGTCCGTTCCGCACCTGGACACCCGTGTTATCGACGGCAAGCGCGGCCTGCTCTTTGGCCCGTACGCCGGTTGGAACATGAAGTTCCTCAAGAACGGTAACAACCTGGACCTGATTAAGTCCCTGCGTCCGGCCAACCTGCCGTCCATGATGGGTGTTGGTGTCCAGGAAATGGGGCTGACCAAGTACCTGATTACTGAGGTTCTGAAGGACTTCGACGCACGTATTGAGTCCCTGCGTGAGTACGTCCCGAACGCTCGCCCAGAGGACTGGGAGCTGATCGTCGCTGGTCAGCGCGTCCAGGTCATTAAGCCGATGAAGGCTCCGGTCTTCGGTACCCTCGAGTTCGGTACCGCGGTCATCAACTCGTGGGACGGCACCATTGCCGGCCTGATGGGTGCGTCCCCGGGCGCTTCCATCGCTCCGGCCGTGATGATCAGCCTGATTGAGCGCTGCTTCGGTCGCCACATGGGCAAGTGGGCTCCGAAGCTGAAGGAGCTCGTCCCGTCCTACGGTACGCACCTGGCTGATGACCCGGCTCTGTTCAAGGAGGTCTGGGAGGCTTCCCAGAAGGCCCTGAAGCTGGAGCGCTAG
- a CDS encoding penicillin-binding transpeptidase domain-containing protein — protein sequence MEQTSRRKPLLRSISAVAITGLVLSSAACTPRPDTGREVLEEFLGALAGGDVAKAAALTDHPDSAEGDLKAATAGLQPEGLEYEIAGIDSSSNQSSAEVTMNWQLPHQRRWGYDTTFTLTKTESGQRDWALRWSPASLHPQLGRNQHPELRTIAAPRPSVVGSDGAALLEPGTVHRVILNRDGAENVQSSINRAATVINNEMPEDGPKLDARAVGEQAAGGKGNFSLIVLPASTPQRVKDELADIDGISVNDEAAMVRPDPGFAPDLMSRVERLVDTGDHGADGWNIVAANEGGAVVGTLYEVSPDVAPAVQASISKKVQDAAQKAVDTRQDAKAMLVAVQPSTGKILAVAQTAEADKDGDLALMGQFPPGSTYKIVTAAAGVQHEGLNAGSTVPCPGSMEIGPRIVTNYNGSGVGDTSLSDAFARSCNTTFGNISHKLEPGQFKEESKNFGIGINYHIAGLDTITGSVSDGSDEVERIDAGYGQGNDLASPFGMALVSATVAAGRTPTPSLVPSAGTWQSQTSKPLPPEVLNEVRSLMRAVVTSGTGSAIAGRGEVYAKTGEAEYAGGSHAWFTGYRDDLAFATLIVGGGGSEHAVAITDAFFANMDEGSGDEG from the coding sequence ATGGAACAAACTTCGCGCCGCAAGCCCCTGCTTCGCAGTATCTCGGCTGTGGCAATCACGGGTCTGGTGTTGTCGTCCGCCGCGTGTACGCCGCGGCCTGACACCGGGCGCGAGGTGCTTGAGGAATTCCTGGGGGCGCTGGCGGGAGGGGATGTCGCTAAGGCGGCGGCGCTGACCGATCATCCGGATTCCGCTGAAGGAGATCTGAAGGCGGCCACTGCCGGCCTCCAGCCGGAGGGGCTTGAGTATGAAATTGCGGGTATCGATTCCAGTTCGAATCAGTCCTCGGCCGAAGTCACCATGAATTGGCAGCTGCCGCATCAGCGACGCTGGGGATATGACACCACTTTCACGCTGACCAAGACCGAGTCGGGGCAGCGTGATTGGGCACTGCGCTGGTCGCCAGCATCCCTGCATCCACAGCTGGGGCGTAATCAGCACCCAGAATTGCGCACTATCGCAGCTCCACGTCCGTCTGTGGTTGGTTCGGACGGTGCGGCCCTGCTCGAGCCAGGGACTGTGCACCGGGTAATTCTCAACCGTGATGGGGCGGAGAATGTGCAGTCGTCGATTAACCGGGCGGCGACGGTCATCAATAATGAAATGCCGGAAGATGGTCCGAAGCTCGACGCCCGAGCAGTGGGGGAGCAGGCAGCTGGTGGGAAGGGTAACTTTTCGCTGATTGTGCTGCCGGCATCCACGCCGCAGCGAGTCAAGGATGAGCTCGCGGACATTGACGGAATTTCTGTTAACGATGAAGCAGCGATGGTGCGACCCGACCCGGGGTTTGCGCCTGATTTGATGAGCCGTGTGGAAAGGCTAGTGGACACTGGTGACCACGGTGCCGATGGCTGGAATATCGTGGCGGCCAACGAGGGCGGAGCAGTCGTCGGCACGCTCTATGAGGTGTCTCCGGATGTAGCCCCGGCGGTGCAGGCATCGATTAGTAAAAAGGTGCAGGACGCAGCGCAGAAGGCAGTCGATACGCGGCAAGATGCGAAGGCTATGCTGGTGGCTGTGCAGCCGTCTACGGGCAAGATTCTGGCGGTAGCCCAGACGGCGGAAGCAGACAAGGACGGTGACCTTGCGCTGATGGGACAGTTCCCGCCGGGATCGACGTACAAGATTGTCACTGCCGCTGCAGGTGTGCAGCACGAGGGGCTAAATGCGGGATCGACTGTGCCGTGCCCAGGTTCGATGGAAATCGGGCCGCGAATTGTCACCAACTACAACGGAAGTGGTGTCGGGGATACCTCGCTGAGCGATGCCTTCGCGCGGTCTTGCAACACCACGTTCGGCAACATCTCCCACAAGTTGGAACCAGGGCAGTTCAAGGAGGAGTCCAAGAACTTCGGCATCGGAATCAACTATCACATCGCGGGCCTCGACACTATTACCGGCAGCGTGTCTGACGGTAGTGATGAAGTCGAGCGTATCGATGCGGGCTATGGACAGGGCAATGACTTGGCCAGCCCGTTTGGCATGGCGCTGGTTTCCGCGACGGTGGCGGCCGGGCGCACTCCGACGCCGTCACTCGTGCCAAGCGCGGGAACGTGGCAGTCCCAGACATCGAAACCGCTTCCACCTGAGGTTTTGAACGAGGTTCGCTCACTCATGCGGGCGGTGGTGACCTCTGGTACTGGTTCGGCCATTGCTGGTCGAGGTGAAGTCTACGCAAAGACCGGTGAGGCCGAGTACGCAGGCGGCTCGCATGCTTGGTTTACTGGCTACCGCGATGATTTGGCCTTTGCCACGCTCATCGTCGGAGGTGGTGGTTCGGAGCATGCCGTGGCGATTACCGATGCCTTCTTCGCCAATATGGATGAAGGGTCGGGGGACGAGGGCTAG
- a CDS encoding alpha/beta hydrolase has translation MTTDIPDFVTPTFNPDNLGEDYSQHVIELGQDPDGEGSVHAVLVRYCPDSSASDFQKRPAVLWIHGMSDYFFQKHVAERYHAEGYAFYAIDLRKCGRAHQPGQTWHGCSDLTNYFEDLNRALAVLDHAGHTTVTVNAHSTGGLIAVLWLDWLRSTGGHCPQAPNISVTAAVLNSPWLTLHVSRAKAPVYSLVTRVMSRIRPNSLIPMQSAGGYGKSISADHQGRWEYNRTFKPLAGHDKNWRWLNAIIVGQQRVSRGIDTGVPTLVLHSDNYLLGSDYTPELSRVDSVLNTEQIADATAHLGPQARNVAIPGALHDVYLSAPEALDRAFNETFQFLATVNPGDSSK, from the coding sequence GTGACTACCGATATTCCCGATTTCGTTACCCCCACCTTTAACCCCGATAACCTAGGCGAAGACTACAGCCAACATGTCATCGAACTCGGCCAGGACCCCGACGGTGAGGGATCCGTACACGCGGTATTGGTCCGCTACTGCCCCGACTCGTCGGCAAGCGACTTCCAAAAACGTCCGGCGGTTCTATGGATTCACGGGATGTCGGACTATTTCTTCCAGAAGCACGTGGCGGAGCGGTACCACGCCGAAGGCTACGCCTTTTACGCTATTGACCTGCGTAAGTGCGGGCGCGCGCACCAACCGGGGCAGACTTGGCATGGCTGCAGCGATTTAACGAATTACTTCGAGGATCTCAACAGGGCACTCGCAGTGTTAGACCACGCCGGTCATACAACTGTCACAGTTAATGCGCACTCCACTGGTGGTCTCATTGCCGTGCTCTGGCTCGATTGGTTACGAAGCACAGGCGGCCATTGCCCGCAAGCACCCAATATTTCCGTCACAGCTGCCGTCTTGAACTCACCGTGGCTGACTCTGCACGTTTCCCGGGCAAAGGCTCCCGTGTACTCGCTAGTGACTCGCGTTATGTCGCGGATTCGCCCTAACAGTCTCATTCCGATGCAGTCTGCGGGCGGCTATGGCAAATCCATTAGCGCCGACCACCAGGGACGCTGGGAGTACAACCGCACTTTCAAGCCGCTGGCTGGCCATGACAAGAACTGGCGTTGGCTCAATGCCATCATCGTCGGCCAGCAACGTGTCAGCCGCGGTATCGATACCGGCGTGCCGACGCTCGTCCTCCACTCGGACAACTACCTTCTCGGCTCCGACTACACCCCGGAGCTCAGCCGCGTTGACTCTGTCCTCAACACTGAGCAAATTGCCGATGCCACTGCCCACTTGGGACCGCAGGCTCGCAACGTCGCGATTCCGGGTGCTCTCCATGATGTCTACCTTTCCGCACCCGAAGCACTTGACCGCGCTTTTAATGAGACCTTTCAGTTCCTTGCCACAGTCAATCCAGGAGACAGCTCAAAATAG
- the map gene encoding type I methionyl aminopeptidase, which yields MTQRSPLTQQKSTPIRTVPAHIERPEYAWKDEVQEGVGEPLVQTPEDIENMREVSRIAANALVEAGKAVAPGVTTDEIDRVVHEYLLDHDTYPSTLGYRGFEKSCCVSLNEIVCHGIPDTQVIEDGDIVNVDVTGYKNGVHGDTNATFLAGNVSEQHRQLVERTYNATMRGIKVIKPGREINVIGRVIESYAKRFGYNTVRDFTGHGVGTTFHNGLIVLHYDEPSQDTIFEPGMTLTVEPMINLGELPYHIWDNGWTVQNDDFKFTAQFEHTVLVTSDGYEILTLPDEQNVPGQFQTGWKPEA from the coding sequence ATGACTCAGCGTTCTCCACTTACTCAGCAAAAGTCCACGCCAATTCGCACTGTTCCGGCACATATTGAACGGCCGGAGTACGCCTGGAAGGACGAGGTTCAGGAAGGCGTCGGCGAGCCGCTGGTACAGACTCCGGAAGATATTGAAAATATGCGAGAGGTCTCTCGCATTGCTGCCAACGCGTTGGTGGAGGCCGGCAAGGCCGTAGCTCCGGGCGTGACCACGGATGAGATTGACCGGGTGGTGCACGAGTACCTGTTGGATCACGACACCTACCCGTCCACGCTGGGGTACCGCGGTTTCGAGAAGTCGTGCTGTGTGTCTCTTAATGAGATTGTCTGCCACGGTATTCCGGATACTCAGGTTATTGAAGACGGTGATATCGTCAATGTCGATGTCACCGGATACAAGAACGGCGTCCACGGTGACACCAACGCGACTTTCCTCGCGGGCAATGTCTCGGAGCAGCACCGTCAGCTGGTGGAGCGCACTTACAACGCCACCATGCGCGGCATTAAGGTCATTAAGCCAGGCCGTGAGATTAATGTCATCGGCCGCGTAATCGAGTCTTACGCTAAGCGTTTTGGATACAACACCGTTCGTGACTTCACCGGTCACGGTGTCGGTACCACGTTCCACAATGGTTTGATCGTTCTCCACTACGATGAGCCGAGCCAGGACACCATTTTCGAGCCGGGCATGACTTTGACTGTCGAGCCGATGATTAACCTCGGTGAGCTGCCGTACCACATCTGGGATAATGGCTGGACTGTGCAGAATGATGACTTCAAGTTCACCGCCCAGTTCGAGCACACGGTGCTGGTGACCTCCGACGGCTATGAAATCCTCACTCTGCCGGATGAGCAGAACGTGCCAGGTCAGTTCCAAACTGGTTGGAAGCCCGAGGCCTAA
- a CDS encoding DUF2631 domain-containing protein, which produces MSNHEPKEEIYRGVSTLDEPSAKWGWHGISKSAMQKAGWISVIFLLGMTIGNHKGNVENWWLVVIAALIAIGLLLQLFAPQGSQVRTVTGHNKPEGHIEPEWARDQVNGTGVYANLTDSQLRSWNRLPEGQNQ; this is translated from the coding sequence GTGAGCAACCACGAGCCAAAGGAAGAAATTTACCGCGGCGTCAGCACCCTCGACGAGCCGTCGGCGAAGTGGGGCTGGCACGGCATTAGCAAGAGCGCTATGCAGAAGGCCGGCTGGATTTCCGTAATCTTCCTGCTGGGCATGACCATTGGTAACCACAAGGGCAACGTCGAGAACTGGTGGCTGGTCGTCATCGCCGCCCTGATTGCTATTGGCCTGCTGTTGCAGTTGTTCGCCCCGCAGGGTTCTCAGGTTCGCACCGTTACCGGTCACAACAAGCCGGAAGGCCACATTGAGCCGGAGTGGGCACGCGACCAGGTAAACGGCACTGGCGTCTACGCTAACCTGACCGACTCTCAGCTGCGCTCCTGGAACCGCCTGCCGGAAGGCCAGAACCAGTAG